The Flavobacteriales bacterium genome has a window encoding:
- a CDS encoding serine hydrolase → MNLISHKFLQFFASLRLREKTDPSSVAHSASLHLRVKKIFPSVLSLASLRLCVQSIFPSGFNSFSLRLCVLFLFAFISVTQAQQRPVFYNHTKKAWVDSVFNSLSPDERLGQLFMVAAYSNKDSAHVAELEALIREQHIGGLIFFQGGPVRQAVMQNYLQEASKVPLMIAMDAEWGIGMRLDSTIDYPRQMAFGAIQDDKLLYDFGVETARQMKRMGMHINFAPVVDVNSNAENPVIGTRSFGENKFRVAEKGIAVMKGMQDNGIMACAKHFPGHGDTDSDSHLTLPIIKHSYERIDSLELYPFKQAIKAGIGSMMVAHLYIPELDDTKNLASTLSPKIVNGLLKDSLGFEGLIFTDALNMKGVSKYFGPGEVELKAFLAGNDVMEFAEDVPKAMELIRQAVNEGIVSQDDIDARCRKVLEAKAWFGLDKYKPVELKNLTADLNNSQARAVHNRLAAAAITLLTNKNAVPIKKLADKRIASLVIGDKENNTFQQTLSKYAPVDNFALSDNATQQERFDLLNQVKSYGTVILSIHGLNNRRNKNYGITQEMLDVIGELSYSTELIINIFGNPYSLARMTGAEFANALLFSFDESETSQQMAAEAIFGGIGISGKLPVTVSRQFGYGAGVKTEKIRLGYGEPAQVGMDENVLKEVDEITLDAIAKKATPGAQLLIAKDGVVVYQKNFGHHTYAAEREVRWNDVYDLASITKIGASLVSFMKLVDEGKVKVDDKVSDHLSELKGTNKKDITFRDMLAHYAQLQAWIPFYTKTLKDGGPDSAYYSSTQSEEFPWHVAQDLYMRKDYPDTMYRIINESNLLSRKQYKYSDLGYYYMKKVIEKETGEPLQDYTAEQFYTPLGLTTMGFLPRKRIELNRIVPTEYDMAFRKQLVQGDVHDPGAAMLGGVGGHAGLFSDANDLAVMMQMFLNGGEYGGQRYISAETLKEFTKCQFCKNGNRRGIGFDKPEPDGNGGPTCECVSMLSFGHTGFTGTMAWADPDKKIVYIFLSNRVYPDAENTKLLKMDVRTKIQQVIYDSVVN, encoded by the coding sequence ATGAATCTCATCTCACATAAATTTCTTCAATTCTTCGCGTCTTTACGTCTTCGCGAGAAAACCGATCCTTCATCAGTTGCGCACTCTGCTTCTCTGCATCTCCGTGTGAAGAAAATTTTCCCGTCAGTTCTGTCCTTAGCGTCTTTGCGTCTTTGCGTGCAATCGATCTTTCCGTCAGGTTTTAACTCATTTTCCCTGCGTCTCTGTGTGCTATTCCTTTTCGCGTTCATCTCAGTAACGCAAGCCCAGCAGCGCCCCGTTTTCTACAACCACACCAAAAAGGCGTGGGTCGATTCGGTTTTCAATAGCCTTTCGCCAGATGAGCGGTTGGGCCAATTGTTCATGGTGGCGGCCTATTCCAATAAGGATTCAGCACACGTGGCCGAACTCGAAGCACTCATTCGCGAGCAGCACATTGGTGGGTTGATCTTTTTTCAGGGAGGACCTGTCAGACAGGCTGTGATGCAGAATTACTTACAGGAAGCATCAAAGGTGCCGCTGATGATTGCGATGGATGCGGAATGGGGTATTGGTATGCGCTTGGATTCCACTATTGATTACCCGCGGCAGATGGCTTTCGGGGCTATTCAGGATGATAAGTTGCTGTACGATTTCGGGGTGGAGACTGCGCGGCAGATGAAGCGCATGGGCATGCATATCAACTTCGCACCTGTGGTGGATGTGAACAGCAACGCAGAGAACCCCGTGATAGGAACCCGAAGCTTTGGCGAGAACAAGTTCCGCGTGGCGGAGAAAGGCATTGCGGTGATGAAAGGCATGCAGGACAACGGCATCATGGCCTGTGCCAAGCACTTCCCCGGGCATGGCGACACGGATTCCGATTCGCACCTCACGCTGCCTATCATCAAGCACAGTTACGAGCGCATCGATTCCCTTGAACTCTATCCGTTCAAGCAAGCCATCAAGGCTGGCATTGGCAGCATGATGGTGGCGCATCTCTACATTCCCGAACTGGACGACACCAAGAACCTTGCATCCACGCTGAGCCCGAAAATTGTAAACGGACTGCTGAAGGATTCGCTGGGTTTCGAGGGGCTCATCTTTACCGATGCGCTCAACATGAAGGGCGTGAGCAAGTATTTCGGTCCGGGGGAAGTGGAGCTGAAAGCCTTTTTGGCGGGCAATGATGTGATGGAGTTTGCCGAAGACGTTCCGAAGGCCATGGAACTCATCCGCCAAGCGGTGAACGAAGGAATTGTATCTCAAGATGACATTGACGCGCGTTGCCGCAAGGTGCTGGAGGCCAAAGCATGGTTCGGGCTCGATAAGTACAAGCCTGTTGAATTGAAAAACCTGACAGCCGACCTGAACAACAGTCAGGCCCGCGCGGTACACAACCGCTTGGCCGCTGCTGCCATCACGCTGCTCACCAACAAGAACGCGGTTCCCATCAAAAAACTGGCAGATAAGCGAATTGCCTCGCTTGTCATTGGCGATAAGGAGAACAACACGTTTCAGCAGACGCTTTCGAAGTATGCGCCCGTTGACAACTTCGCGCTAAGTGATAATGCCACGCAGCAGGAGCGTTTCGACCTTCTGAATCAGGTGAAATCGTACGGAACGGTGATACTGAGCATTCACGGGCTGAACAACAGACGCAACAAGAACTACGGCATCACGCAGGAAATGCTGGACGTGATCGGGGAATTGAGCTACAGCACCGAACTTATCATCAACATCTTCGGAAACCCATATTCGCTTGCCCGCATGACAGGTGCAGAATTCGCCAATGCGCTGCTGTTCTCATTTGACGAATCGGAAACCTCGCAGCAGATGGCAGCGGAGGCCATTTTCGGAGGCATCGGTATTTCTGGAAAGTTGCCCGTTACCGTCAGTCGCCAGTTCGGTTATGGTGCTGGAGTAAAAACGGAGAAGATACGCCTTGGGTACGGAGAACCCGCGCAGGTAGGCATGGATGAGAATGTGCTGAAGGAGGTGGACGAGATAACCCTCGATGCCATTGCCAAGAAGGCCACGCCCGGGGCGCAACTGCTCATTGCAAAGGATGGAGTGGTGGTGTATCAGAAGAATTTCGGGCATCATACCTATGCGGCCGAGCGCGAGGTGCGATGGAATGACGTGTACGACCTTGCATCCATCACCAAAATTGGCGCATCGCTGGTTTCGTTCATGAAACTGGTAGATGAGGGCAAGGTGAAGGTGGACGACAAGGTTTCGGACCATCTGTCCGAACTGAAGGGCACCAATAAGAAGGACATCACCTTCCGCGATATGCTGGCGCACTATGCGCAATTGCAGGCATGGATTCCGTTCTACACCAAAACGCTGAAGGATGGCGGCCCTGATTCGGCCTATTACAGCAGCACGCAATCGGAGGAATTCCCATGGCATGTGGCGCAGGACCTGTACATGCGCAAGGATTATCCCGATACCATGTACCGCATCATCAACGAGTCGAATTTGCTGAGCCGCAAGCAGTACAAGTACAGCGACCTCGGGTATTACTATATGAAGAAGGTGATCGAGAAGGAAACGGGCGAGCCGCTTCAGGATTACACCGCAGAGCAATTCTACACGCCTTTGGGATTGACCACCATGGGCTTTCTGCCGCGTAAGCGAATTGAATTGAACCGAATTGTACCCACCGAATACGATATGGCTTTTCGCAAGCAATTGGTGCAAGGCGATGTTCACGACCCTGGTGCAGCCATGCTGGGCGGTGTGGGCGGCCACGCAGGGCTGTTCTCCGATGCGAATGATCTGGCGGTGATGATGCAGATGTTTTTGAACGGAGGTGAATACGGTGGGCAGCGGTACATTTCTGCCGAAACCCTCAAGGAGTTCACCAAATGTCAGTTCTGTAAGAACGGCAACCGCAGAGGCATCGGGTTTGATAAACCTGAACCAGATGGCAACGGTGGCCCCACGTGCGAGTGCGTTTCCATGCTCAGCTTCGGACACACGGGCTTTACGGGCACCATGGCGTGGGCCGACCCTGACAAGAAGATCGTGTACATCTTCCTCTCCAACCGCGTTTACCCCGATGCAGAGAATACCAAACTGCTGAAAATGGATGTGAGGACTAAGATCCAGCAGGTGATTTATGATTCGGTAGTGAATTGA